The following coding sequences are from one Halorubrum sp. BOL3-1 window:
- the argS gene encoding arginine--tRNA ligase, with the protein MFRQFRSEVEPALADALASLNLPTDDLGIERPPDDMDATLASSVAFRLAGEVGDAPPNVAETVADAVDVSGTDYVESVDTAGPYVNFHANERYLADTLDAAAPDADYGVLPDRDTSVVVEHTSANPTGPVHVGRARNPIVGDAVANLLEYAGYDVDRHYYVNDAGRQMAVFTWAYERFDESDLENDPARDRVEYDLVRYYRKGNAFLEEADEAAVEAAESEIQSILQGLEAGDEDTYERVGEVVDTVLGGMKDCLARLPAEFDEFVKETRFMRDGSTDDVAARLKETDQAVYEEDAWQLELDEWGIDKNLVFLRSDGTGLYTTRDLAHHEWKFENYDRAVTVLGEDHKLQADQLGATLELLGNDTDPLGHVIYSYVNLPDGKMSTRKGTGVMLDDLLDEAIDRAREAVESRMNDRIRGDDLTEEDVERIAHQVGIGAVRYDIVSKQPAKAITFEWEDALDFEAQSAPFVQYVHARCAGILDEAAEQGVDVPEPGDALDVDASALETAAARDLLREVARFPAAIEAAADDLEPHTIATFTREFADAYNAFYRECPVVTAETDDLRDARLAVVAAAKHTMANALDVLGVEAPESM; encoded by the coding sequence ATGTTCAGGCAGTTCCGGTCGGAGGTCGAGCCGGCGCTCGCGGACGCGCTCGCCTCGCTCAACCTCCCGACCGACGACCTCGGCATCGAACGCCCGCCCGACGACATGGACGCGACGCTCGCCTCCAGCGTCGCCTTCCGGCTCGCGGGCGAGGTCGGTGACGCGCCGCCGAACGTCGCGGAAACGGTTGCCGACGCGGTCGACGTGAGCGGGACCGACTACGTCGAATCGGTCGACACAGCCGGCCCGTACGTCAACTTCCACGCGAACGAGCGCTACCTCGCGGACACCCTCGACGCGGCCGCCCCCGACGCCGACTACGGCGTGCTCCCGGACCGCGATACCTCGGTCGTCGTCGAGCACACCAGCGCGAACCCGACCGGCCCGGTCCACGTCGGCCGCGCGCGCAACCCCATCGTCGGTGACGCGGTCGCGAACCTCCTGGAGTACGCCGGCTACGACGTCGACCGCCACTACTACGTCAACGACGCCGGCCGGCAGATGGCGGTGTTCACGTGGGCCTACGAGCGGTTCGACGAGTCGGACCTAGAGAACGACCCCGCCCGTGACCGCGTCGAGTACGACCTCGTGCGCTACTACCGGAAGGGGAACGCGTTCTTAGAGGAGGCCGACGAGGCGGCCGTCGAGGCGGCCGAATCCGAGATCCAGTCGATCCTCCAGGGACTGGAGGCCGGCGACGAGGACACCTACGAGCGCGTCGGGGAGGTCGTCGACACCGTCCTCGGCGGTATGAAAGACTGTCTCGCCCGACTCCCGGCGGAGTTCGACGAGTTCGTCAAGGAGACCCGGTTCATGCGCGACGGGTCGACCGACGACGTCGCCGCCCGGCTCAAGGAGACCGACCAGGCCGTCTACGAGGAGGACGCCTGGCAGCTGGAACTCGACGAGTGGGGGATCGACAAGAACCTCGTCTTCCTGCGCTCGGACGGCACGGGTCTCTACACGACCCGCGACCTGGCGCACCACGAGTGGAAGTTCGAGAACTACGACCGCGCCGTCACCGTCCTCGGCGAGGACCACAAGCTCCAGGCCGACCAGCTCGGCGCGACGCTCGAACTCCTCGGTAACGACACCGACCCCCTCGGCCACGTCATCTACTCGTACGTCAACCTCCCCGACGGGAAGATGTCCACCCGGAAAGGGACCGGCGTGATGCTCGACGACCTCCTCGACGAGGCGATCGACCGCGCCCGCGAGGCGGTCGAAAGCCGGATGAACGACCGCATCCGCGGCGACGACCTTACCGAGGAAGATGTCGAGCGCATCGCCCACCAGGTCGGGATCGGCGCGGTCCGGTACGACATCGTCTCGAAACAGCCCGCGAAGGCGATCACCTTCGAGTGGGAGGACGCGCTCGACTTCGAGGCGCAGTCCGCCCCGTTCGTCCAGTACGTCCACGCGCGCTGCGCCGGAATCCTCGACGAGGCGGCCGAGCAGGGGGTCGACGTCCCCGAACCGGGAGACGCCCTCGACGTGGACGCGAGCGCCCTCGAAACCGCCGCGGCCCGCGACCTCCTCCGCGAGGTCGCGCGGTTCCCCGCGGCGATCGAGGCCGCCGCGGACGACCTGGAGCCGCACACGATTGCGACGTTCACGCGCGAGTTCGCGGACGCGTACAACGCCTTCTACCGCGAGTGCCCGGTCGTGACCGCCGAGACCGACGACCTGCGCGACGCCCGGCTCGCTGTCGTCGCGGCCGCGAAACACACGATGGCGAACGCGCTCGACGTGCTGGGCGTCGAGGCGCCGGAGTCGATGTAG
- a CDS encoding NAD-dependent epimerase/dehydratase family protein translates to MNLSDSRVLVTGGAGLVGSHLAASLLDDGATVRVADDLSKGTRDRVPDGAEFVEADLTDPAAAARAVTDDLDIVFHFAAYTDTNYDDDRALFEDNTAMTYNVLERAREVGVDRFAFTSSSTVYGEASRPTPEDYAPMEPISVYGSAKLADEALISTFAHSYGIQSWVFRFANIVGPRQRGNVIPEFIEKLDADPTELEVLGDGRQEKSYMHVSECVDAIQHVVETADDDLNTHNLGTRTTTSVTRIADIVSEELGVDPEYSYTGGDRGWTGDVPKMRLSIEKLADLGWEPSTESDEAVRRSARELIDEIVD, encoded by the coding sequence ATGAATCTCTCCGATTCGCGCGTCCTCGTCACGGGCGGCGCCGGCCTCGTCGGCAGCCACCTCGCCGCCAGCCTCCTCGACGACGGCGCGACCGTCCGCGTCGCCGACGACCTCTCGAAGGGGACCCGCGACCGCGTCCCAGACGGCGCCGAGTTCGTCGAGGCGGACCTGACCGATCCCGCCGCCGCCGCTCGCGCGGTCACCGACGACCTCGACATCGTCTTCCACTTCGCGGCGTACACCGACACGAACTACGACGACGACCGCGCGCTGTTCGAGGACAACACCGCGATGACGTACAACGTCTTGGAACGCGCCCGCGAGGTCGGGGTCGACCGCTTCGCGTTCACCTCCTCGTCGACCGTCTACGGCGAGGCGTCGCGGCCGACGCCCGAGGACTACGCGCCGATGGAACCGATCTCCGTGTACGGCTCCGCGAAGCTCGCGGACGAGGCGCTGATCTCGACGTTCGCGCACTCGTACGGGATCCAGTCGTGGGTGTTCCGCTTCGCGAACATCGTCGGCCCGCGCCAGCGCGGGAACGTGATCCCCGAGTTCATCGAGAAGCTCGACGCCGACCCGACGGAACTGGAGGTCCTCGGTGACGGCCGGCAGGAGAAGTCGTACATGCACGTCTCCGAGTGCGTCGACGCCATCCAGCACGTCGTCGAGACCGCGGACGACGACCTGAACACGCACAACCTCGGGACGCGGACGACCACCTCGGTGACGCGGATCGCGGACATCGTCAGCGAGGAGCTGGGCGTCGACCCCGAGTACAGCTACACCGGCGGCGACCGCGGGTGGACCGGCGACGTGCCGAAGATGCGGCTGTCGATCGAGAAGCTCGCCGACCTCGGCTGGGAGCCGTCGACCGAGAGCGACGAGGCGGTCCGGCGGAGCGCGCGCGAACTGATCGACGAGATCGTCGACTGA
- a CDS encoding dolichyl-phosphate hexose transferase codes for MGTYNEEEAIATVLEDADEVTDGKAEVVCVDGSSDRTPQIAREHGARVVEQEPQGYGVAVREAISTPDRPVVVTTDCDDTYPMQALPEFLAAINDGADVVSGDRLYHGADAMPAFNRFGNHAFAAVASLLMGERVHDTTTGMRAYRREVIESIDWTENTGLSAELLIRPLMRGHDVRERPIRYAERLGETKLDPIGGGLAIAKSIATVCLEERLRGL; via the coding sequence ATGGGGACGTACAACGAGGAGGAGGCGATCGCGACGGTCCTCGAAGACGCCGACGAGGTCACCGACGGGAAAGCCGAGGTCGTCTGCGTCGACGGCTCCTCCGACCGGACTCCGCAGATCGCTCGCGAACACGGCGCGCGCGTCGTCGAGCAGGAGCCGCAGGGGTACGGGGTCGCCGTCCGAGAGGCGATCTCGACCCCCGACCGGCCCGTGGTCGTCACGACCGACTGCGACGACACCTACCCGATGCAGGCGCTCCCGGAGTTCCTCGCGGCGATCAACGACGGCGCCGACGTAGTCAGCGGCGACCGGCTCTACCACGGCGCCGACGCGATGCCCGCGTTCAACCGCTTCGGCAACCACGCGTTCGCGGCCGTCGCGAGCCTCCTGATGGGCGAGCGCGTCCACGACACTACCACCGGGATGCGGGCGTACCGACGCGAGGTCATCGAGTCGATCGACTGGACCGAGAACACCGGGCTCTCGGCCGAGCTCCTGATCCGCCCGCTGATGCGCGGCCACGACGTGCGCGAGCGTCCGATCCGTTACGCCGAGCGTCTCGGTGAGACGAAGCTCGACCCGATCGGCGGCGGCCTCGCCATCGCGAAGTCGATCGCGACGGTCTGTCTCGAAGAGCGGCTGCGAGGTCTCTGA
- a CDS encoding GMC family oxidoreductase, producing MSVPETAGDRGDAARDVDRTPVSDADVCVVGAGPAGALVADRLAADREVVILDAGPRFDPEDRPARQERAIRPHYDRPGVWDVGGARDAYENAEPTEWSYPLNHARVKGIGGSTLHWQGMVMRLHEDDFNSQSERGVGVDWPIEYEDLRPYYAEAERELGVAGASDNPYAPPREEPHPMAPFEPSYSDSLFAEACEELGIDMHSVPNARNSEPYDGRSPCVGYGTCQPVCPSGAKYDATVHVDRAEEKGATVIDRAPVRSLDHDGNDRVTAAVYATPDGETHRQEADAFVVACGGVETPRLLLLSASDRYPDGLANSSGHVGEFFMDHLFAGAGGTLDEPTRQNHVGFYTSACDQFYDEADESQAPFKLEFFNYAGPSPVGMALSGDDWGDPLLERLRDGYGNHVAMGGLVEQRPQEDSRITLAADRTDDRGNPVPEIDWAVDDRALDTIERANEIQVDILEELGADVERVAGPDATGPAYHHMGTTRMSDDPDRGVVDADCRTHDLDNCWVASSSVFPTSGAMNPTLTIAALALRVADDVREQL from the coding sequence ATGAGCGTCCCCGAGACCGCTGGCGACCGGGGTGACGCCGCACGCGATGTCGACCGAACACCCGTCTCGGACGCGGATGTCTGCGTCGTCGGCGCCGGACCCGCCGGCGCGCTGGTGGCCGACCGCCTCGCGGCCGACCGCGAGGTCGTGATCCTCGACGCCGGCCCGCGGTTCGACCCCGAAGACCGGCCGGCCAGACAGGAGCGCGCGATCCGCCCCCACTACGATCGCCCCGGCGTCTGGGACGTGGGCGGCGCCCGCGACGCATACGAGAACGCCGAGCCGACGGAGTGGAGCTACCCGCTGAATCACGCCCGCGTGAAGGGGATCGGTGGCTCGACGCTCCACTGGCAGGGAATGGTGATGCGGCTCCACGAGGACGACTTCAACTCGCAGAGCGAGCGCGGGGTGGGCGTCGACTGGCCCATCGAGTACGAGGACCTCCGACCCTACTACGCCGAGGCGGAGCGGGAGCTGGGCGTCGCGGGCGCGTCCGACAACCCCTACGCGCCGCCGCGCGAGGAGCCGCACCCGATGGCCCCGTTCGAGCCCTCCTACAGCGACTCGCTGTTCGCGGAGGCCTGCGAGGAACTGGGGATCGACATGCACTCGGTGCCGAACGCGCGCAACTCCGAGCCGTACGATGGGCGGTCGCCCTGCGTCGGCTACGGCACCTGTCAGCCGGTCTGTCCCTCGGGCGCGAAGTACGACGCGACGGTCCACGTCGACCGGGCGGAGGAGAAGGGGGCGACCGTGATCGACCGTGCGCCCGTCCGGTCCCTCGACCACGACGGGAACGACCGGGTCACCGCCGCCGTCTACGCGACGCCCGACGGCGAGACCCACAGGCAGGAGGCGGACGCGTTCGTCGTCGCCTGCGGCGGCGTCGAGACGCCGCGGCTCCTCCTGCTTTCCGCCTCGGACCGCTACCCCGACGGGCTGGCGAACTCCAGCGGTCACGTGGGCGAGTTCTTCATGGACCACCTGTTCGCGGGTGCGGGCGGAACCCTCGACGAGCCGACTCGACAGAACCACGTCGGCTTCTACACCAGCGCGTGCGACCAGTTCTACGACGAGGCCGACGAGAGCCAAGCGCCGTTCAAGCTGGAGTTCTTCAACTACGCCGGCCCGTCGCCGGTCGGGATGGCGTTGTCGGGCGACGACTGGGGGGACCCGCTCCTGGAGCGACTGCGCGACGGCTACGGCAACCACGTCGCGATGGGCGGACTGGTCGAACAGCGCCCGCAGGAAGACAGTCGGATCACGCTCGCCGCCGACCGCACCGACGACCGCGGCAACCCAGTCCCCGAGATCGACTGGGCCGTGGACGACCGCGCGCTCGACACGATCGAGCGCGCGAACGAGATCCAAGTCGATATCTTAGAGGAACTCGGCGCCGACGTCGAGCGGGTCGCCGGCCCGGACGCGACCGGTCCCGCCTACCACCACATGGGAACCACGCGGATGAGCGACGACCCCGACCGGGGCGTCGTCGACGCCGACTGCCGGACCCACGACCTGGACAACTGCTGGGTCGCATCCAGCTCCGTCTTCCCCACGAGCGGTGCGATGAACCCGACGCTCACCATCGCCGCGCTGGCGCTTCGCGTCGCTGATGACGTTCGAGAGCAGCTTTAA
- a CDS encoding gluconate 2-dehydrogenase subunit 3 family protein, with translation MTDNHDHELTRRDAISALAAVGIAGGGAVALSRADGDETDETNGGPPYGPIEERDLAVLTATAEVVYPSAVDGIEGFVVDFVRGRASDRPEHAAAVADAAGHVRTWTRSWFDAEFAELAPDRREAALDRMGVREADPNPGGTDTERVRYYVVNELLLALYASPTGGELVGIENPQGHPGGADSYTRGPQ, from the coding sequence ATGACTGACAATCACGACCACGAACTGACGCGTCGCGACGCGATTTCCGCGCTCGCTGCCGTCGGTATCGCCGGCGGGGGCGCGGTCGCGCTGTCGCGCGCCGACGGCGACGAGACCGACGAAACGAACGGCGGACCGCCGTACGGTCCCATCGAGGAGCGCGACCTCGCGGTGCTCACCGCGACCGCGGAGGTGGTCTACCCGAGCGCCGTCGACGGGATCGAAGGGTTCGTCGTGGACTTCGTTCGCGGTCGCGCGAGCGATCGCCCCGAGCACGCCGCGGCCGTCGCCGACGCCGCCGGCCACGTCCGGACGTGGACCCGGTCGTGGTTCGACGCGGAGTTCGCGGAGCTGGCGCCGGACCGCCGCGAGGCGGCCTTAGACCGAATGGGCGTCCGCGAGGCCGATCCGAACCCGGGCGGGACCGACACAGAGCGGGTCCGCTACTACGTGGTCAACGAACTGCTCCTCGCGTTGTACGCCTCGCCCACCGGCGGTGAACTGGTCGGCATCGAGAACCCGCAGGGGCATCCCGGCGGCGCGGACAGCTACACGCGGGGGCCGCAATGA
- a CDS encoding glycosyltransferase family 39 protein: protein MTGRRSATLGTAAVVLLGAAVVWLVAARLFPYHSLNHDEAVYLQQATMLLDGQLFLRPPVEGMFRPWFFVDSADGLYSKYSPVPAAVFALGELFGGFRLALAGVAAGNLALAAGVVRELFDRRTALVTVVLLLASPLFVVNSAVFLPYAPTTLCNLAFAYAYLRADRTGDRRWAAVAGAAVGLAFFARPYTAVLFAAPFIVHALWTLRGTFRDPRHALADPPDALVRQAATAGLGLAGVAVALGYNAVVTGSPLTFPYEAFAPLDGLGFGRHRLLGHEVAYTPELAVRANARVLWILFSQWVAGGLVGTALSGVGVAVAVRRGLSARRAAFGGLFLSISLGNVLFWGNLNILGDLDVAGDGLVAALGPYYHFDLLVPTAAFGAVGALAVVGRVRAAAAAARPAVDARRARVLAAVAVLVLPVAVGAVTADVAREPIERNAEVTETYEAAYEPFADGTPADSLVLLPDPYGDWLNHPFQPLRNSPDYDGRTVYALDERPFETVDAFPDRTVYRYAHRSEWAPYAGSPQAARLHRLEAADGDRVALDAAVGVPDGAESVTVRLGTDAESTYHVADAGTDPLRFRVVVTDDGATLDGPSDRATETVPVAGRETVTVSAFVDYGPGGSFAYRLEIPVDATDDRVRALTPRVELCRGVRSCGGAAAYIPETAPDGASVETNLTSYD from the coding sequence ATGACGGGTCGACGCAGCGCGACCCTCGGGACGGCCGCGGTCGTGCTGCTCGGCGCCGCCGTCGTCTGGCTCGTCGCGGCCCGTCTGTTCCCGTACCACTCGCTGAACCACGACGAGGCCGTCTACCTCCAGCAGGCGACGATGCTGCTGGACGGGCAGCTCTTCCTCCGGCCCCCCGTCGAGGGGATGTTCCGCCCGTGGTTCTTCGTCGACTCGGCGGACGGGCTCTATTCGAAGTACTCGCCCGTTCCGGCCGCGGTCTTCGCGCTCGGCGAACTCTTCGGGGGGTTCCGTCTGGCGCTGGCCGGCGTAGCGGCCGGGAACCTCGCGCTGGCGGCGGGCGTCGTCCGCGAGCTCTTCGACCGCCGGACGGCGCTCGTAACGGTCGTCCTCCTGCTCGCGTCGCCGCTCTTCGTCGTCAACTCGGCGGTGTTCCTGCCGTACGCGCCCACGACGCTGTGTAACCTCGCGTTCGCCTACGCCTACCTCCGGGCGGACCGGACCGGCGACCGGCGGTGGGCCGCGGTCGCCGGCGCCGCCGTCGGCCTCGCCTTTTTCGCGCGCCCTTACACCGCCGTCCTGTTCGCGGCGCCGTTCATCGTCCACGCGCTGTGGACGCTGCGGGGTACCTTTCGAGACCCGAGGCACGCGCTCGCGGACCCGCCGGACGCGCTGGTCCGCCAGGCGGCGACCGCGGGACTCGGGCTCGCGGGCGTGGCGGTCGCGCTCGGGTACAACGCCGTCGTGACCGGCTCGCCGCTCACGTTCCCCTACGAGGCGTTCGCGCCGCTGGACGGCCTCGGGTTCGGCCGCCACCGACTCTTGGGCCACGAGGTCGCGTACACGCCCGAGCTGGCCGTGCGGGCGAACGCCCGCGTCCTGTGGATCCTCTTTTCTCAGTGGGTCGCCGGCGGCCTCGTCGGGACGGCGCTTTCGGGGGTCGGGGTCGCCGTCGCGGTCCGTCGCGGTCTCTCGGCTCGGCGGGCGGCCTTCGGGGGACTGTTCCTCTCGATCTCGCTGGGGAACGTCCTCTTTTGGGGGAACCTCAACATCCTCGGCGACCTCGACGTCGCGGGGGACGGACTGGTCGCGGCGCTCGGCCCGTACTATCACTTCGACCTGCTGGTCCCGACCGCCGCGTTCGGCGCCGTCGGAGCGCTCGCGGTGGTCGGCCGCGTTCGCGCGGCTGCGGCGGCGGCGCGCCCGGCAGTCGACGCCCGGCGCGCCCGCGTCCTCGCGGCCGTTGCGGTACTAGTCCTCCCGGTCGCGGTCGGCGCCGTCACCGCCGACGTCGCCCGCGAGCCGATCGAGCGCAACGCCGAGGTGACGGAGACCTACGAGGCCGCTTACGAGCCCTTCGCGGACGGGACGCCCGCGGACTCGCTGGTCCTGCTGCCGGACCCGTACGGCGACTGGCTCAACCACCCCTTCCAGCCGCTCCGGAACAGTCCGGACTACGACGGGCGGACGGTCTACGCGCTCGACGAGCGGCCGTTCGAGACCGTCGACGCGTTCCCGGACCGGACCGTCTACCGATACGCCCACCGCAGCGAGTGGGCCCCCTACGCCGGATCGCCGCAGGCGGCTCGTCTTCACCGGCTTGAGGCGGCCGACGGCGATCGGGTCGCACTAGACGCCGCGGTCGGCGTGCCGGACGGCGCCGAGAGTGTCACCGTCCGCCTCGGTACCGACGCCGAGAGTACCTACCACGTCGCCGACGCCGGGACCGACCCGCTCCGGTTTCGGGTAGTCGTGACCGACGACGGCGCGACCCTCGACGGACCCTCAGACCGAGCGACCGAGACGGTCCCGGTCGCCGGTCGCGAGACCGTCACCGTGAGCGCCTTCGTCGACTACGGCCCCGGCGGGAGCTTCGCCTACCGCCTCGAAATCCCGGTCGACGCGACGGACGACCGGGTGCGCGCGCTCACCCCGCGGGTCGAACTCTGTCGCGGCGTCCGCTCCTGCGGCGGCGCCGCGGCCTACATTCCCGAGACCGCACCGGACGGCGCCTCCGTCGAGACGAACCTCACCAGCTATGACTGA